In Jaculus jaculus isolate mJacJac1 chromosome 4, mJacJac1.mat.Y.cur, whole genome shotgun sequence, a single genomic region encodes these proteins:
- the LOC123460097 gene encoding serine/arginine-rich splicing factor SR45-like gives MKASAESHASASSYNCLLLCPQKSCKDFSPQRSQVYKSENQTISSYAARSPKARTQEGQSASPSSGSQTRPGRGGTFADATSARPSHRPRTPAGGDRLKGTVPCSASAFHPNSVFFRNAFFTRGLWDASKLYVGLDPATRRGRWRCGGGDGGRTPGEEPARSGPVAAAPPPAQPLTAGPARLSGGGAAAHVTNLARSHPSPTGSPAPHAAPAARRTWESFSAPARRPCAVTRSGPRPPRCRRRVSSEPRRRPGPGRPRPALPARGPRSPAACSSLVGLAGRRRAREAGTLRGAAPGPPQLYRAAAPIPPRHVRLAARPARRRRPPRGPRSAREPANSASVQLDPAPKVGSLIPRAGGRPLTSRGHPATLSSAREKRSLRSLCKGPAKPSAPFLAERRAGFSLATPSGGAHLSPSRFGSHLTPAPTRSLQLPLFQNVKTSTLLHTRSQDGAYLCAPAVDTEGEHKPCSEQPSSPGQLYIQCVY, from the coding sequence ATGAAAGCCTCAGCTGAGAGCCATGCTTCTGCGTCAAGTTATAACTGCTTACTTTTATGTCCTCAGAAGTCTTGCAAGGATTTTTCCCCCCAAAGAAGTCAGGTCTACAAATCCGAGAATCAAACGATATCCAGCTACGCTGCAAGATCACCGAAGGCCAGGACACAGGAAGGCCAGAGCGCTTCACCCAGTTCTGGAAGTCAGACCCGGCCTGGCCGGGGAGGAACTTTCGCAGATGCCACCTCAGCACGGCCCTCCCACCGGCCACGAACGCCCGCGGGCGGGGACAGGCTTAAAGGGACAGTGCCCTGCTCGGCCTCTGCCTTTCATCCAAATTCGGTATTTTTCCGTAATGCATTTTTCACCCGCGGACTCTGGGACGCATCCAAGTTGTACGTGGGCCTGGACCCCGCCACCCGACGCGGCAGGTGGAGGTGCGGCGGCGGCGACGGAGGCCGGACCCCAGGCGAGGAGCCCGCGCGCTCAGGTCCGGTCGCCGCCGCGCCACCCCCGGCCCAGCCCCTAACCGCAGGGCCAGCGCGGCTGAGCGGGGGAGGGGCCGCCGCCCACGTCACCAACCTGGCCAGGTCGCACCCCTCCCCCACCGGCAGCCCGGCCCCGCACGCAGCGCCGGCCGCGCGGCGGACTTGGGAAAGTTTCAGTGCCCCGGCCCGGCGGCCATGCGCAGTGACACGTAGCGGTCCCCGCCCGCCACGCTGCAGGAGACGGGTCTCGTCGGAGCCCCGGCGGCGCCCCGGGCCCGGCCGCCCCCGCCCTGCCCTGCCCGCCCGCGGCCCGCGCTCCCCAGCCGCCTGCTCCTCACTCGTGGGTCTTGCCGGCCGCCGCCGCGCGCGAGAAGCCGGGACGCTCCGAGGCGCGGCGCCCGGACCGCCGCAGCTATATAGGGCGGCGGCTCCAATCCCGCCGAGACACGTCAGACTGgccgcccgccccgcccgccgCCGACGCCCGCCGCGGGGTCCGCGGAGCGCCCGGGAGCCGGCCAACTCCGCCAGTGTGCAGCTCGACCCAGCTCCAAAAGTTGGGTCTCTTATCCCGAGGGCAGGGGGCAGGCCCCTCACGAGCCGAGGCCACCCAGCAACACTGAGCTCCGCAAGAGAAAAGCGATCTCTGAGGAGTCTCTGCAAAGGGCCCGCAAAACCATCTGCACCCTTCCTGGCTGAACGGAGAGCCGGCTTCAGCCTAGCAACACCCTCAGGCGGAGCACATCTCAGTCCCTCAAGGTTCGGTTCACATCTCACCCCAGCTCCAACCCGCAGCCTTCAACTTCCTCTCTTCCAAAATGTAAAAACCTCTACCCTCCTGCACACACGTTCACAAGATGGGGCGTACTTGTGTGCCCCCGCTGTAGATACCGAGGGAGAGCACAAACCTTGCTCTGAGCAGCCTTCCTCCCCAGGCCAGCTCTATATCCAGTGTGTCTACTAG